From Cannabis sativa cultivar Pink pepper isolate KNU-18-1 chromosome 8, ASM2916894v1, whole genome shotgun sequence, a single genomic window includes:
- the LOC115701417 gene encoding putative dehydration-responsive element-binding protein 2H: protein MPMLEENQSRRDGCKSVAKTLAKWKECNGPHDSSKDDGKPTTCRVPAKGSKKGCMKGKGGPENSQCNFRGVRQRTWGKWVSEIRAPNRGSRLWLGTFSTAIDAALAYDEAARAMYGSGARLNFPNFSNPSTQKDSTSVPTPTGCCPEASPANSESSRTSIHSEVFAVEDRAKPVSTNVRNKGVIDHGKVHEKREHK from the coding sequence ATGCCCATGTTGGAGGAAAACCAATCTAGACGGGACGGATGTAAATCTGTTGCGAAGACACTGGCCAAATGGAAGGAATGCAATGGTCCTCATGATTCATCAAAGGATGATGGTAAACCAACAACATGTAGAGTTCCAGCCAAGGGATCAAAGAAAGGTTGTATGAAAGGTAAAGGGGGCCCCGAGAATTCTCAATGTAACTTCAGAGGTGTGAGGCAGAGGACTTGGGGCAAGTGGGTTTCTGAAATTCGGGCACCAAATAGGGGTAGTAGGCTTTGGCTAGGTACATTTTCAACAGCCATTGATGCCGCACTTGCCTATGATGAAGCTGCAAGGGCTATGTATGGTTCTGGTGCTCGCCTTAACTttcctaatttttcaaatcccAGCACACAAAAGGATTCTACGTCAGTTCCAACACCAACGGGGTGTTGCCCAGAAGCAAGTCCTGCAAATTCTGAGTCCTCTCGAACATCAATCCATTCAGAAGTCTTTGCTGTTGAGGATAGGGCGAAGCCTGTTTCCACCAATGTAAGGAATAAAGGTGTCATTGATCATGGTAAAGTACACGAGAAAAGGGAACATAAATGA
- the LOC133030625 gene encoding uncharacterized protein LOC133030625 produces the protein MLTPKEWLTDDHIDAAMHMLRRRRTDYPLTFPQKGIILSTFGTAMISSAWTSHKGPRKNFKWEEYILDYCTGFHKSQVFERWRGNEFIYFVLHLPTARHRVTIEVDIEPWKINVYDRDSGVRHWTAMEPILKVWSNLRPR, from the exons atgctcacaccaaaggaatggcttacagatgac CATATAGATGCAGCAATGCATATGTTGAGGAGGCGACGCACCGACTATCCACTGACATTTCCTCAGAAGGGTATCATTCTCTCCACATTCGGGACCGCCATGATCAGCAGTGCATGGACGAGCCACAAGGGTCCGAGGAAAAACTTTAAATGGGAGGAATATATCCTGGACTACTGCACAGGGTTtcataag tcccaagtctttgagagatggaggggtaacgagtttatttacttcgttctgCACCTTCCCACGGCAAGACACCGGGTCACGATTGAAGTGGACATAGAGCCgtggaaaattaatgtctacGACCGTGATTCCGGCGTCCGTCATTGGACCGCCATGGAACCCATCTTGAAGGTTTGGTCGAACCTGCGCCCTCGCTAA